One Rhodoferax ferrireducens T118 DNA segment encodes these proteins:
- the hemH gene encoding ferrochelatase, producing MSFFKLSPFAPEPPFRHGQVPRTAVLYCNLGTPDTPTTPDVRRFLSEFLSDPRVVEIPRLLWLLILHGIILRVRPAKSAAKYASVWLPEGSPLKVWTEKQAKLLQGWLAQRGHQVQVRYAMRYGSTSIAEQLDALKAAGTTRVLILPAYPQYSATTTASLFDAVYAWAGQVRAIPELRFVNHYHDDARYIAALTMSIQRHWKSHGRPDQLVMSFHGVPERTLQLGDPYHCECRKTARLLAEQLGLSQEQFKVTYQSRLGRARWLQPYTEPSLIAMGKAGVKRVDVVCPAFTSDCLETLEEINMEGRAAFLQAGGKEFHFIPCLNDDPEWITALCDITQQHLAGWPTQAAPDAPQLAASRAAALALGAKQ from the coding sequence ATGTCTTTCTTCAAACTCTCCCCCTTCGCCCCCGAGCCCCCGTTCAGGCACGGCCAGGTGCCACGCACCGCCGTGCTGTACTGCAACCTCGGCACACCCGACACCCCCACCACACCTGATGTGCGGCGTTTTTTAAGTGAGTTTTTAAGCGACCCGCGCGTGGTTGAAATCCCGCGCCTGCTTTGGCTGCTGATCCTGCACGGCATCATCCTGCGTGTGCGCCCGGCCAAATCGGCCGCCAAATACGCCAGCGTCTGGCTGCCCGAAGGCTCGCCACTCAAGGTGTGGACCGAAAAGCAGGCCAAGCTGCTGCAAGGCTGGCTGGCCCAGCGCGGCCACCAGGTGCAGGTACGCTACGCCATGCGTTACGGCAGCACGTCGATCGCCGAACAACTCGATGCGCTCAAGGCCGCCGGTACCACCCGCGTGCTGATTCTGCCGGCCTACCCGCAATACTCCGCCACCACCACGGCCAGCCTGTTTGACGCGGTCTACGCCTGGGCCGGCCAGGTGCGCGCCATTCCCGAACTGCGCTTTGTCAACCATTACCACGACGACGCCCGCTACATTGCCGCGCTGACCATGAGCATTCAGCGTCACTGGAAAAGCCATGGCCGCCCGGATCAACTGGTGATGAGTTTTCACGGTGTGCCCGAACGGACCCTGCAACTGGGCGACCCCTACCACTGCGAGTGCCGCAAAACCGCGCGCCTGCTGGCCGAACAACTGGGATTGAGCCAAGAGCAGTTCAAGGTCACGTATCAATCGCGTCTGGGCCGCGCCAGGTGGTTGCAGCCCTACACCGAGCCGAGCCTGATCGCCATGGGCAAAGCAGGTGTCAAACGCGTCGACGTGGTGTGCCCGGCCTTCACCAGCGACTGCCTGGAAACACTGGAAGAAATCAACATGGAAGGCCGCGCCGCCTTCCTGCAGGCCGGCGGCAAAGAGTTTCATTTCATCCCCTGCCTGAATGACGACCCCGAGTGGATCACCGCACTGTGTGACATCACGCAGCAGCACCTGGCGGGCTGGCCAACACAGGCCGCGCCGGATGCGCCCCAGTTGGCAGCGTCACGCGCGGCGGCGCTGGCCTTGGGCGCCAAGCAGTAG
- a CDS encoding D-amino acid aminotransferase, whose translation MNTLPPLPCYLNGEFTELPNAKISVMDRGFIFGDGVYEVVPVYGGQLFRFAQHMARLDRSLAELRIANPLTPAQWAEIAHKLIVTHADSTGASVQNIDQLIYIQITRGVAMRDHVMPTDITPTVFVMINAMKLPSEAMRSQGVACVTADDFRWEKAHIKSTSLLGSVLARQISFDAGATETIMFRDGFLSEAAASNVWVVKGGKVLGTPKDNLVLEGIRYRLIEDICRARGIPFELRRLSREEVRDADELLLSSATKEVLPVTTLDGKPVGQGKPGPVYAQLYAGYSEAKAQSRQSPTA comes from the coding sequence ATGAACACTCTACCCCCCCTGCCTTGTTACCTCAACGGCGAGTTCACCGAACTCCCCAATGCCAAGATCAGCGTCATGGACCGTGGCTTCATTTTTGGCGACGGCGTCTATGAAGTGGTGCCGGTGTATGGCGGCCAGTTGTTCCGCTTTGCCCAGCACATGGCGCGGCTCGACCGCAGCCTGGCCGAGTTGCGTATTGCCAATCCGTTGACACCTGCCCAGTGGGCTGAAATTGCTCATAAATTAATAGTTACTCATGCCGATTCCACGGGGGCTAGCGTCCAAAACATCGATCAACTGATCTACATCCAGATCACCCGCGGTGTCGCCATGCGCGACCATGTCATGCCGACCGACATCACGCCCACCGTGTTCGTCATGATCAATGCCATGAAGCTCCCTAGCGAGGCGATGCGCAGCCAGGGCGTGGCCTGCGTGACGGCGGATGACTTCCGCTGGGAAAAAGCCCACATCAAAAGCACCAGCCTGCTGGGCTCGGTGTTGGCGCGCCAGATCAGCTTTGACGCCGGCGCGACGGAGACCATCATGTTCCGCGACGGCTTTTTAAGTGAAGCGGCGGCCAGCAACGTCTGGGTTGTCAAAGGCGGCAAGGTGCTGGGCACGCCCAAAGACAACCTGGTGCTCGAAGGCATTCGTTACCGCTTGATTGAAGACATCTGCCGTGCCCGCGGTATTCCTTTTGAGCTGCGTCGCCTGAGCCGTGAAGAAGTGAGGGACGCCGACGAACTGCTGCTGTCGTCTGCGACCAAAGAGGTGTTGCCGGTGACAACGCTGGACGGCAAGCCAGTGGGCCAGGGCAAGCCCGGTCCCGTCTATGCGCAGCTGTACGCGGGTTACAGCGAAGCCAAGGCGCAGTCGCGGCAGTCGCCCACCGCCTGA
- a CDS encoding penicillin acylase family protein yields the protein MKPVLKTAALLLTGLIATAGALGAWYIHTKQPQRSGAIAMTSLQAPVSVRYDERGVPHIWAENEADLYRTLGFVHAQDRLFQMEMVRRLAQGELAEVLGPKLVDVDRLFRTLGIRAHAQDAAAKMDLQSPASRALLAYLDGINQFQATHPAPLEFDLLKIPKRPFTAQDTLAVSGYLAYSFAAAFRTEPALSYVRDKLGARYLAVFDLDWNPQGVIQPGAPANTTAALSPPDWQALAQLSQLSGQALALAGVPPFEGSNAWAVSGSRTASGKPLLAGDPHIGYSAPSVWYEAHLAMPGFELYGHHQALTPSALLGHNPQFGWSLTMFQNDDLDLIAEKVNPENPNQVWYQGRWVFLQSRVETILVKGGEPVKLTLRRSPHGPIITDAFKDSLGKTPVAMWWAFLETENPILDAFYELNRANTLEKARNAASKIHAPGLNVVWASASGDIGWWAAAKLPIRPDGVNPSFILDGSTAAADKLGFYRFSDNPHEENPQRGYIVSANHQPKPSSGVPVAGYYNLADRAQRLDDHLRNDKVRWDSKTAQTLQLDTLTGYGPRVLAPLLPILNSFITVPVERAMLESLAGWDGSYQLNSITPTVFNQLLYELTHAAFADEMGEVQFKNLLGTRALDSALPRLVADADSPWWDDITTPAHEGRADIVKVAWRATIEHLQKTLGKDATNWGWGNAHTLTHSHPLAAQKPLNWLFNVGPFPAPGGHEVPNNLSSPLGPAPWAVNYGPSTRRVIDFAAPGQSVGINPVGQSGVLFDAHYADQAPIFIAGGYLSQHLSEADVAAHTRSTLTLSPAAAPGN from the coding sequence ATGAAACCCGTCCTGAAAACTGCCGCCCTGCTGCTGACCGGGCTGATCGCAACAGCGGGCGCGCTCGGCGCCTGGTACATCCACACCAAGCAGCCGCAGCGCTCGGGCGCCATTGCCATGACCAGCCTGCAGGCCCCTGTCAGCGTGCGTTATGACGAGCGCGGCGTGCCGCACATCTGGGCCGAAAACGAAGCCGACCTCTACCGCACCCTGGGTTTCGTGCACGCGCAGGACCGCCTGTTTCAAATGGAGATGGTGCGCCGTCTGGCCCAAGGGGAGCTGGCCGAGGTGCTGGGGCCCAAACTGGTGGACGTGGACCGACTGTTTCGCACCCTGGGCATACGCGCCCACGCGCAGGACGCAGCGGCCAAAATGGACCTGCAAAGCCCCGCCAGCCGGGCCTTGCTGGCCTACCTGGACGGCATCAACCAATTTCAGGCCACCCACCCGGCCCCGCTTGAATTCGACTTGCTGAAAATTCCCAAGCGGCCCTTCACCGCGCAGGACACACTGGCCGTGTCGGGCTACCTGGCTTACAGCTTCGCCGCCGCGTTTCGCACCGAACCGGCCCTGAGCTACGTGCGCGACAAACTCGGCGCGCGCTATTTGGCCGTGTTTGACCTCGACTGGAACCCGCAAGGCGTGATCCAGCCCGGCGCGCCCGCCAACACCACGGCGGCCCTGAGCCCGCCCGACTGGCAGGCGCTCGCCCAGCTGTCCCAGCTCAGCGGGCAGGCGCTGGCTCTGGCCGGTGTGCCACCCTTCGAGGGCAGCAACGCCTGGGCGGTGTCCGGCAGCCGCACCGCCAGCGGCAAACCCCTGCTCGCGGGCGACCCCCACATCGGCTACTCGGCACCCTCGGTCTGGTACGAGGCCCATCTCGCCATGCCCGGTTTCGAGTTGTACGGCCACCACCAGGCCCTCACCCCGAGCGCGCTGCTGGGCCACAACCCGCAATTTGGCTGGAGCCTGACCATGTTCCAGAACGATGACTTGGATCTGATCGCCGAGAAAGTCAACCCGGAAAATCCGAACCAGGTCTGGTACCAGGGCCGTTGGGTCTTTCTGCAAAGCCGCGTTGAGACCATTCTGGTCAAGGGCGGCGAGCCGGTCAAACTGACCCTGCGCCGCTCACCGCACGGGCCCATCATCACCGACGCTTTCAAGGACAGTCTGGGCAAGACGCCGGTCGCCATGTGGTGGGCTTTTCTGGAAACCGAGAACCCGATTCTTGACGCCTTCTATGAGCTCAACCGCGCCAACACACTGGAGAAAGCACGCAACGCTGCCAGCAAAATCCACGCGCCCGGCCTGAACGTGGTGTGGGCCAGCGCCAGCGGCGACATCGGCTGGTGGGCGGCAGCCAAACTGCCGATCCGCCCCGATGGTGTCAACCCCAGCTTCATCCTGGATGGCAGCACCGCGGCGGCGGATAAATTGGGCTTTTACCGCTTCAGCGACAACCCGCATGAAGAAAACCCGCAGCGCGGCTACATCGTGTCGGCCAACCACCAACCCAAACCCAGCAGCGGCGTGCCGGTCGCGGGCTATTACAACCTGGCCGACCGCGCCCAGCGGCTGGACGACCATCTGCGTAACGACAAAGTGCGCTGGGACAGCAAGACCGCTCAGACCTTGCAGCTCGACACCCTGACCGGCTACGGGCCGCGTGTGCTGGCACCCCTGCTGCCGATTTTGAATTCCTTCATCACGGTGCCGGTCGAGCGAGCCATGCTGGAGAGCCTGGCTGGCTGGGACGGCAGCTACCAGCTCAACAGCATCACACCCACCGTCTTCAACCAGTTGCTCTATGAACTGACGCACGCCGCATTCGCCGATGAAATGGGCGAGGTGCAGTTCAAAAACCTGCTCGGCACGCGCGCGCTGGACTCGGCCCTGCCGCGGCTGGTTGCGGATGCCGACTCGCCCTGGTGGGATGACATCACCACCCCGGCGCATGAGGGGCGCGCTGACATCGTCAAAGTGGCCTGGCGCGCCACCATCGAGCACCTGCAAAAGACCCTGGGCAAAGACGCCACCAACTGGGGCTGGGGCAATGCCCACACCTTGACGCACAGCCACCCGCTGGCGGCACAAAAGCCGCTCAACTGGTTGTTCAACGTCGGCCCGTTCCCGGCCCCGGGCGGGCACGAGGTGCCCAACAACCTGTCCAGCCCGCTGGGCCCGGCACCTTGGGCCGTGAACTACGGTCCCTCGACCCGGCGCGTGATCGACTTTGCCGCGCCCGGCCAGTCCGTCGGCATCAACCCGGTTGGTCAAAGCGGCGTTCTGTTTGACGCGCATTACGCCGATCAGGCGCCGATCTTCATTGCCGGTGGCTACCTGTCGCAGCATCTCAGCGAAGCCGATGTCGCCGCCCATACCCGCAGCACCCTGACGCTCAGTCCGGCAGCGGCACCCGGCAACTGA
- the hpnE gene encoding hydroxysqualene dehydroxylase HpnE, giving the protein MKIAIIGAGWAGLAAAVTATQAGHHATIFEATHTIGGRARAVKGTLPDGTPVTLDNGQHILIGAYTETLRLMRLVGVETTTALLQQPMTLLFPDGLGVRFAAWPTPLDALAGIVRARGWSVRDKWSLLRAATAWQLAGFQCDARSSVAQLCQALRPRVMAELIEPLCVSALNTPAARASASVFLRVMQDALLGVQGGSRLLLPRLDLSQLFPDAAALWLTQRGAQLHVGARVATIEPQGAQWRVHGGPLPEALFDAVIVATSASESARALDNTAQAAPDSIANEIRHWTQACRALQFESIATVYAWGLGATLPEPMLSLRSHAAAPAQFVFDRGQLGGPSGLLAFVVSASSAGTATLQTQVLQQAQQQLGLALQAVQTIQEKRATFACTPGLQRPALRIAPGLLACGDYVAGPYPATLEGAVRSGMAAVAAAVA; this is encoded by the coding sequence ATGAAGATTGCCATCATCGGCGCCGGCTGGGCCGGCCTTGCCGCCGCAGTCACAGCCACGCAAGCCGGTCACCATGCGACTATTTTCGAAGCGACTCACACCATCGGCGGGCGGGCCAGAGCCGTCAAAGGCACATTGCCCGACGGCACCCCCGTCACACTGGACAACGGCCAGCACATTCTGATTGGCGCCTACACCGAGACCCTGCGCCTGATGCGCCTGGTCGGGGTGGAGACAACGACCGCCCTGCTCCAGCAACCCATGACCCTGCTGTTCCCCGACGGCCTGGGCGTGCGCTTTGCCGCCTGGCCGACGCCGCTGGACGCCCTGGCGGGCATCGTGCGTGCCCGTGGCTGGAGCGTGCGCGACAAATGGTCCTTGCTGCGTGCGGCCACGGCCTGGCAACTGGCGGGTTTCCAGTGCGACGCCCGCAGCAGCGTCGCCCAACTCTGCCAGGCCTTGCGCCCGCGTGTGATGGCGGAGCTGATTGAGCCGCTGTGTGTGTCGGCCCTCAACACCCCGGCCGCGCGGGCCAGCGCCAGCGTGTTTTTGCGCGTCATGCAAGACGCCTTGTTGGGTGTGCAGGGCGGCTCCCGGCTGCTGCTGCCTCGGCTTGATCTCTCCCAGCTGTTTCCCGACGCAGCGGCCCTTTGGCTCACGCAACGCGGTGCGCAGCTGCACGTGGGCGCGCGGGTCGCCACCATCGAGCCCCAAGGCGCGCAGTGGCGAGTGCACGGCGGGCCACTGCCGGAAGCCCTGTTTGACGCGGTGATTGTCGCGACTTCAGCCTCAGAATCGGCCCGAGCCCTTGATAACACGGCGCAAGCAGCTCCTGATTCAATAGCCAATGAAATCCGGCACTGGACGCAGGCCTGCCGCGCCCTGCAGTTCGAATCCATCGCCACCGTCTATGCCTGGGGCCTGGGCGCCACCCTGCCCGAGCCGATGCTGAGCCTGCGCAGCCACGCGGCTGCCCCAGCCCAGTTTGTTTTTGACCGCGGCCAGCTGGGGGGCCCAAGCGGCCTGTTGGCCTTTGTGGTGAGCGCCAGCAGCGCCGGTACGGCCACCTTGCAGACGCAAGTGCTGCAGCAGGCCCAACAACAGCTCGGCCTGGCGCTGCAAGCGGTGCAAACCATTCAGGAAAAACGCGCCACCTTTGCCTGCACACCCGGGCTGCAACGCCCTGCCCTGCGCATCGCACCCGGCCTGCTCGCTTGTGGCGACTACGTGGCAGGCCCTTACCCGGCCACGCTGGAGGGCGCCGTGCGCAGCGGCATGGCGGCGGTGGCAGCGGCCGTGGCCTGA
- the hpnD gene encoding presqualene diphosphate synthase HpnD translates to MTPQDYVQQKAAASGSSFYYAFLFLPPTQRAAITAFYAFCREIDDVVDDMVDPSVASSKLAWWQAEVTQSFAGRPSHPVLQALMPLAAEFQIEQHHLQSVIEGCQMDLTQTRYLDYPGLQRYCHLVAGVVGEVAAQIFGQTVPQTTLYAHKLGQALQLTNIIRDVGEDAGRGRIYLPVNELQQFDVKAHEILKRSYSERFTALMQFQARRAQGLYDEALALLPAVDRRAQKPGLMMASIYRALLTEIEHDNFQVLHQRISLTPLRKLWLAWKVQALGRM, encoded by the coding sequence ATGACGCCACAAGACTACGTCCAGCAAAAAGCCGCCGCTTCGGGCAGCAGCTTCTATTACGCCTTTCTGTTTTTGCCGCCGACCCAACGCGCCGCCATCACTGCCTTTTATGCGTTCTGCCGCGAGATCGATGACGTGGTGGATGACATGGTGGACCCCAGCGTGGCCAGCAGCAAGCTGGCCTGGTGGCAGGCCGAAGTCACCCAGTCGTTTGCCGGGCGGCCCAGCCACCCGGTGCTGCAGGCCTTGATGCCCCTGGCGGCCGAGTTCCAGATTGAACAACACCACCTCCAGTCCGTGATCGAAGGCTGCCAGATGGACCTGACGCAAACCCGCTACCTCGACTACCCCGGCCTGCAGCGCTACTGCCATCTGGTGGCGGGCGTGGTGGGCGAAGTGGCAGCGCAGATTTTTGGTCAGACCGTGCCGCAAACCACCCTGTACGCGCACAAGCTGGGCCAGGCGCTGCAACTCACCAATATCATTCGCGACGTCGGCGAAGATGCCGGGCGGGGCCGCATCTACCTGCCGGTCAACGAGTTGCAGCAGTTTGACGTCAAGGCACATGAAATCCTCAAGCGCAGCTACTCCGAGCGCTTTACCGCGCTGATGCAGTTTCAGGCCCGGCGTGCACAAGGCCTGTACGACGAGGCGCTGGCCCTGTTACCCGCCGTAGATCGCCGCGCGCAAAAGCCAGGCCTGATGATGGCCAGCATCTACCGCGCCTTGCTCACTGAAATCGAGCACGACAACTTCCAGGTGCTGCACCAGCGTATCAGCCTCACGCCCTTGCGCAAACTGTGGCTGGCGTGGAAGGTGCAGGCGCTGGGGCGGATGTGA
- the hpnC gene encoding squalene synthase HpnC, with protein MQHPATAKRPAPDPITHYENFPVASWLCPAHLRAPITALYHFARTADDLADEGDATATQRLQDLQDYRQQLTHACQTTGAAADTDRKARWASVFGPLQHAVQTHQLPAPLLHDLLDAFVQDVEKTRNGSGYATQAELLDYCRRSANPIGRLLLHLYGVTDTQALALSDDICTALQLINFWQDPSRDLPRGRNYFVTDDCERFGVALADLQTCQQTQSVTNLIAAYAAAARARMLKGSELVHLIAGRAGWELRLVVQGGLRILDKIDALHFATLRQRPRLRWWDAPILLWRALWM; from the coding sequence ATGCAACACCCCGCCACGGCTAAGCGACCCGCCCCCGATCCGATCACGCACTATGAGAATTTTCCCGTCGCATCCTGGTTGTGTCCGGCCCACTTGCGTGCCCCGATTACCGCGCTGTACCACTTTGCCCGCACCGCCGACGACCTGGCCGATGAAGGCGATGCCACGGCGACGCAGCGCCTGCAAGACCTGCAGGACTACCGCCAACAGCTGACCCATGCCTGTCAAACGACTGGCGCTGCAGCCGACACTGACCGCAAGGCGCGCTGGGCGTCCGTATTCGGGCCATTGCAACACGCCGTGCAGACGCACCAGTTGCCCGCGCCGCTCCTGCACGACTTGCTCGATGCGTTTGTGCAAGACGTTGAAAAAACACGCAACGGCAGCGGCTACGCCACCCAGGCCGAGTTGCTGGACTATTGCCGCCGCTCCGCCAACCCGATTGGTCGCCTGCTGCTGCACCTCTACGGCGTGACAGATACGCAGGCGCTGGCCCTGAGCGACGACATCTGCACCGCGCTGCAGCTGATCAACTTCTGGCAAGACCCGAGCCGCGACCTGCCGCGCGGGCGCAACTACTTCGTGACCGACGACTGCGAGCGCTTTGGCGTCGCGCTGGCCGATCTGCAGACTTGCCAACAAACCCAATCAGTGACCAATTTGATAGCGGCCTACGCAGCTGCAGCAAGGGCCAGGATGCTGAAAGGCTCTGAACTGGTGCACCTGATTGCGGGCCGTGCCGGCTGGGAGCTGCGCCTGGTGGTGCAAGGGGGCCTGCGCATTCTGGACAAGATCGACGCCCTGCACTTTGCCACGCTGCGCCAGCGCCCACGCCTGCGCTGGTGGGACGCGCCCATCCTGCTGTGGCGCGCCCTGTGGATGTAA